The window GGGTTCCAGACACTGATTATGACGGCGACGATGCATTACCACATCACAGAGGCAGGCACGATTATGAGAAATTCTCTACTCTTCCTCGAAATTATCACCATAGCAACAGCCACGCACATGCGCGTAATAGCCAACAAAGAAGACCAGCTTCGACTGCTGGAGTTCCAGAAACAACTAGTAAGtgttttttgcatttattaaaGTCTTATTACCAGAGTTGtgcttattttttgtttttcgaaATTGATGTTAATATGTTAAATTTAGTCAATAACAGTTGGGGTTTCGCAAcaattatttcaattaaacttCCAGGAGAACATTGTACTGTGTATTGTACATTCCTAACGGTTAGCTAGCTAGTTAAGCTCTGGAAGGCTATGGTCGTTAGAAATTAAGAATATGGAAATCACTATACTTCGACAATACAACCTgacataaataaaatattatttatttttgtttgttagtgATAAACACCCAGATTCATACTCCCGGCACCGCAACGATACGCCGGAAACCCTCGAGTAAATTCAACTCTGTTCGGCGGAATTGCGCTCCAAAGCCGGTACAAACTCCGACAGTTCCTTCGAACAACATATCCAACTTGATGTCAACTTTTCAACCATTAAACCATAATCATAACAACGATTACGTCGAAGGTATGGCGGGTGTGGAGAATTTCGGTCCGTCCTCGAATGCCAATTTCGGGGAAAACCAGAATTCCGTTGCCCGGGACCTCACGCTTAAATTTAGGGCGGAAGATATGCAAGATGGGTCTCCTACCCCCACCATGACTCCTACTGCGGGGGACTTTTACGGCTCCTACAACGGTGATTTTCATTCAGGGGTGGCGCCGCTCCACAAAAAGACGTCACAGTAGGGCGAAAATCTTGACAGATATCATTAAGTCTGAGAAATGTGGTCGAATGACGTCAGAAAGGTGCCGAGTTAAGATGTCGTAATAGGTCTGTGACGTGAAGAAAGATCATTGGAGGACGTGTACATATTTGCTGATGCTTAGGTGCCGCGTGATAGGGTTCGCATAAGCTTCATCGCGCTGCTGATAGGGATGTGCTTGGATTATTGCGTATTTGGAGGATTTTGGTCAAGGCTGGCGTCATCGTTTCTTTTATCATGACGACATCAACTGTTTCGTCACCGTTCTTTTTTGGCGCTGTCTTATGGTCTTATGCTTTGTGTGATGGTTCAATCTAAAACTTCGGTTTATTTTCTGCCCAATATTTTGAGTAGTGAGCTCGCGGTCGTGTTTGCTTAATTTccatttttacaaaactatGCTGCCATTTTGACGTGTTTATGGCTTACCTAATCAGAAGTTTTTCATTTGGGACATATTCTAGAAACATTTTCGATAACCGCACGCTATGTcgtgtttaaatattttgtgacgTCGCTTATAGCgtacaatttttattagaatttGCTTATATCGTGGAGTTGCTGATTGCAACTTTCTACTTGTATACAATCTAACTTATTCTTTTCCGTTTGCGCAATGATATAGTTTTCCTTTCTTGAACGCTTCTATCGTACCTTCGTTTTGTGCGTGTTGCTTATTTCGACATCGCTTTCTGGGGCATTTAAAGCCCAGATCCGTGTGAAATgtaaaaccaaataaaaagcACACAAGAAGCCCTTCTTCGTCTGTTACTCCTTAAGTTTTAAAACCACAACTTTTGTCAATTGCATTATTTAAgtgaattatgttttaatGTAACATTgtctaaattttaaaattacgtCAGACAAAAAGAAGACAATCATTTCACTTTCAAGGAAATAGCACTTAATAAAGAAACGAGCATCATCTGGTAAATAACAAACATCACACAAAACGAGTTTGcatagtttttctttgttgaagTCCAAGTAAGAATTAAGCCCAATGTTTGGACATCGCCGTGCGTGCAACCCAGACAGATGTTCtagaaaagttgctttttaTAAAAGCGAAGATACCAACATCAGAATGCCATCGGTTTTTCATTATAGAAGAAAGATTTCTTGTACAATGTGCTTGGCGGGAGAGGTAGACGGGTTGTTTTGTACACAGAGAGCATAGTCAAAAGTATTGGTATTAAGGGGATAACCTTGTGTACGTCACGCCttgtacattttttacatCCGCAAACAGTGAGGGTTCTTCTGTTTTTTCATTGTCCGACTGATCGCCGCCAAACGGCTCTAACGAGCTATAAGTTTTCGGCGatctttgaaatattgtttcatcacaattGCATATTTCAGGCTCTTGGCAATGTTCGATTGCAGTCATACATGACTTCGTGAATAACAATGCCAAAACTAAGTccaaaacaaattcaacaaCTTTGATCGTAACCTGGAAGAAAACGAAGTTTCTGGAATTTCatatcatttttttttttgaaaaagtttattttatcgCTTGACATTTTACAAGCAATTTTAGATACACCACTTGCCTCTAAATGATGTTCGTATTCGTTAGGAATATCAATCACCATACATACTGCACATGCAAGATAAGTGCTTGCCAGCAAAAAGGAATGAACGAAATCCTATAAAATATGCAGATGCGCTTGAAGTAACTCATTGTGGTGTCAAAAAAAACtcgtaatattttaaaattgataattaattaatcgttACTAACTTGATCAACTTACAACAAAATTCCAACTTTTGAATTGCCAGTTTTCAAGATTGAGGACCTTTTCCTTTGTCCTGCTTTGCGTTACTTTGCAACGGAGGCAAGGCTCGCTCTTGGGCAGATCACGCATCCGCAATTTCCATTGCCGGATCAGAACGATTAGCAGCGCGATTGTTGTTATAAAGGAAATAATCATTATGATGCGATGAAGGGAAAACTTAGGTAATATTCCTCGCTTCCATGATATATTGATGGAATCGAGATAAAAGAGTGCAGTTTCGGTGGCAATCAAAGAAAGAGCACTAATGACCtacgtcaaaaacatcaacagAAACAACTGTAAATATGgaaaatactaaaaaaacgttttcttcTCTGAACCCACGTCAACGGTAAACCGTTGGCCAGAGGAAGTGTTTGTGAGCAGTAAGCTGAAAGGCTCTACCACAATAAACGAatagaaataacaaaaataaataataaaacttcaGCCCGACTTACTATGATAAAAACTTTAGTGACATGCCGAGAATGCTTTAATATTAATTTGCTGGTGCCATCACAGCATACTATCTTTGGCAAACAGTTTCTTGAGCAGCAGCTTTTGCAAGCCTTATTCGAACAGATTGGCCCATTTCTTGACATTAGACTTCAGACAGCAGGAAATGGATATTATTCTGATGTTGTGATATAAACGGTACATCAACTCCTGGACACAAGACACAGCTTAACGCTGCAGGAAGCATTTATTCAAGATAAACAAAGCAAGCTGTTATAAGACTGGGGTAGAACTTATTTCCGGCTGTGCGTCTGCTCGGTAATGTACTGTAGTTGGCTGTAAAGCGTTGGGCTTGCAAGCATGCGAACCGTACTCAGTGGCATCTCGCTATCATCGTTGcaatttcattttgcaaagGCGTTAACAACTTTTGTTCCTGTTCGATGTTTCTGGTGAACAGTTACAAAATGGGGCAAGgtcagaaaataaaactgaaaaccCCAATAAAAACATATCCATCGGATAATGCACACACACAAGCTGGGTAACGGGGCCAGTGCATTCAATATAACTATTATCATGGTGTTTAAACAGTGCAAAGACTTCTCTCCATTCGAGGAACATATTCCGATACCATACCATACAAAGGTCTTTTGAGCGTATACCACGAACATACATTTTGCTGTGTGTACGTTGGTCTTATCATTCGCTTGGTCATTTTCACTTAGGCTCGCTTTGCTGTCTTGCGAACAGATCAATA of the Clavelina lepadiformis chromosome 7, kaClaLepa1.1, whole genome shotgun sequence genome contains:
- the LOC143466258 gene encoding uncharacterized protein LOC143466258, yielding MSRNGPICSNKACKSCCSRNCLPKIVCCDGTSKLILKHSRHVTKVFIIVISALSLIATETALFYLDSINISWKRGILPKFSLHRIIMIISFITTIALLIVLIRQWKLRMRDLPKSEPCLRCKVTQSRTKEKVLNLENWQFKSWNFVDFVHSFLLASTYLACAVCMVIDIPNEYEHHLEVTIKVVEFVLDLVLALLFTKSCMTAIEHCQEPEICNCDETIFQRSPKTYSSLEPFGGDQSDNEKTEEPSLFADVKNVQGVTYTRLSP